The stretch of DNA AAGCCACCCGCGACGCCTACGGCTATGCCTACCGCAGGACGCCCTACGGCTTCCACGTCATGCCCGGTGGGTTGCAGAGCCGTGTCTTTCCCGTCGACTACCTGAACATCGAACGCTACGGCACTTCATTGACGCGCGTCAGCTCGGGCCATGTGAGTGAGAGTGCATCTGGAAACGTCGACACCAGCAGTGATAGCACCGCGAGTGGGGATGGCGTGGTTTCGGGCAGCATGCTCGACACCCGTACCCGCGCCGATTTCTGGGCCGAACTGGTCAGCGCGCTCGAGATGTTGGTCGGAGGAGGGGAGGGCCGCTCGGTCATTCCGTCACCTCAGGCCGGTATCGTCGTGGTCCGTGCCGCTCCGACGGAACTTCGTGAGGTGGAGGCCTTTCTTGCGACGATCGAGCGCAGTCTTCATCGGCAGGTGATCCTGGAGGCGAAGATCCTCGAGGTCGAGCTGAGTGATGAGTACCGGGCCGGCGTCAACTGGGCCCAGCTCATCACTCACGATGACGCTCGCTATGTGTTCGGAACAACGGGCCTCGGCTCGCTCCCGGATTCGACCGTCTCGGATATCGCAGCGGGAACCGGGGTCTTGAATCCGGATCTCGACCTTCCGATCGACGACATCCTCGGCACATTGGATTTCGGTGGCGCCTTCACGGTGGCGGCCGCGGCCAACCATTTCCTCGCCTTCATCCAGCTCCTCGAGACCCAGGGCAGGGTGCATATCCTCTCCAGCCCCCGGATCTCCACGGTGAACAATCAGAAAGCCGTGATCAAGGTGGGCAACGATGAATTCTTCGTGACCGACGTGTCCAGTACGACCGTCACGGGGACCGCCACGACGACGACACCGGATATCGAGCTGACGCCCTTCTTCTCGGGGATCGCCCTCGACGTGACTCCGCAGATCAGCGCGGAGGGAAATGTCGTCCTGCATATCCACCCATCGGTCAGCAAGGTCGTCGATCAGACGAAGACCGTCACGGTTGGCGGAGAGATCCAGTCTCTTCCGCTGGCGTTCAGCACCATTCGGGAATCCGACACGGTGGTGCAGGCCCGTAGCGGTGAGCTCGTGGTGATCGGTGGCCTGATGGAGGACATCGAAACCGACGATACCGCCGGCTTGCCGATCGCTTCCCGGATCCCGGTCCTTGGCCGGGCCTTCCGGCAGGAAGCAGATACCCGCCGCAAGGTCGAGCTGGTGATCTTGCTGCGCCCCACCGTGGTAGAGCACGGCACCTGGGGCTCGGTGCTCGACGCCACCCGGGATCGCCTCGGGACCATGAGCGATCACGCCGACGAGATGTTGCCGTCCGAGGGTTACCTCCGGGCCCCGTAGCCGGGGAGGAGGGCGTCGCCATGTACCTGGACCATTTTCGATTGAGCTGTGCACCGTTTGGCCTCACGCCGGATCCGAACTTCCGGGTGAATCTTCCGACGCATCACGAAGCCATGAACGTCGTCCGCTTCGCGGTCGGCAGTGGCGAGGGCTTCGTCAAGATCACGGGAGAGGTCGGCACGGGAAAGACATTGCTCTGCCGTCACCTGCTCGCCGAGCTGCCCGAGGCCTTCGTCACGGCCTACCTGCCGGATCCGATGCTCTCGCCCCTCGGAGTGAGAAAGGCGTTTGCGCAGGAGCTTGGCGTTCCGTTCCCGCGCAGCCTCGATGCCCAGGAGCTTCTCGAGTACATCCGCGAAGCGCTGGTGGAGATTCACCAGGAGGGTCGAAGTGTCTTGTTGATCGTTGATGAGGCCCAGGCGCTTTCCAACGAAGGTCTCGAATCGATCCGCTTGCTCACCAACCTGGAGACCCGGCGCCGAAAACTCCTGCAGGTACTCCTCGTCGGTCAACCGGAATTGGATGCGCGCCTGCACACGGTCGAGCTGCGCCAGCTGGCACAGCGAATCACCTTCTCCCATGTCCTGCAGCGAATGCGGCGACGCGAAGTGCGAGAATACGTCGACCAACGTCTGATCGCCGCTGGCCGTTCGGATGGAGAGATCTTCACGGGTCGCGCCATTGCAACGATCCACCGGGCCAGCGCGGGCATTCCCCGCCTCGTCAACGTGCTCTGTCACAAAGCCCTGATGGCAGCCTATGGCCGAGGCGAGGCGCGAGTCGGGGGGCGAAGTGCGAGGCGTGCCGTAGCCGATTCGGCTCCCGCCGTGCGGCTGGCCCCGAGCTCCGGCGCGAACGAACCGCCTCGCTGGGAAGGAACCCGCCTGTGAGCCTGGTGAACGACATGCTCGAGGATCTGGATCGTCGATCTGGGCAAGGGGATCTCCACCCGCGAACGACGGGTTTGCAGGCCGCATCGGGGCGGCGAAACCTCCGCCGCTTGGCGTGGATCTGCGTGGGGCACGCGAGCCTGGCTGTCTGCGGGATCGCCGCAGTGAGCTGGATTGTTTTCGGCACCGCGGACCCTGCTCCGGAATTTCGCGGCCAAGCTCCCGAGGCGATGGTCGAACCCGAAGCCTCCGACACGTTGACCCTTCCGTCCGTCTCGTCGCCACCACCGGCCGCACCCGCTCCAGCGGTTCCGCCGGAGTTCTCGCTTGCAGCCGAGCAGCCCGGTCCGATTCCCGCCGAGCCGGAATCGAAAACTCCGCAAGCCGAAGCAACGTCACCGCCGCCAGTTGCCTCTGCTGTGGCGGCAATAGCGCCTCTCACTCCACCCCGTGCTCCCGTCGAATCGGAACCGGAGTGGACACCGGATGCACCGCTTTCGAATGATGAGCTTGCTTCGCAGTTGGTTCTCGAGGGCGAGCAGCTGTTCGCTGCCCAGAGGTTCGATGCAGGCATCGACGCGTGGAGCCGAGGCCTGGCCCTCGATCCGACCCGGATTTCGCTCTATTCGCGAGGTGCGACGCGACTGCTCGAGGCCGGTCTTCCCGCCCGAGCGCGAGCCTGGCTCGAGCCGGGCCTTGCCACGAAGCCGCTCGATCCTGCGCTGTGGATGTTGGCCGCCCGCCTGGAACTCGAACTCGAGGGAGCTTCGGCGGCACTCGCCTTGCTCGAAGCTCCGCTACCTGAGCTCGCAGAAGCATCGGAGCTGCACTCCTTGCGGGCAGCCTTGCTTCAGAGAGAACAGAGGCACCCTGAGGCGCTTGCGGCCTACCGAGAACTGGTCGAGCGACATCCGGAACGCGGGCGCCACTGGTTTGGCCTCGCCGTATCGGCAGAGGCGCTCGGCAGGACGGCGGAAGCCAACATTGCACTCCGTCATGCGCTCGACGATCCGGCGCTTCCGACCGTGCTGGCGCGCCACGCCCGGCTCCGCGTAGCGGCGCTCGGTGAGGGCACGCCCACGGAGGCTTCGAGATGAGCCAGGAACAGCCCGCACCCAGCCCGCGCAAGAAGATTCGAATCGGTGAGCTGCTCGTCCAGAACGAGTTGATCACCGAGGATCAGCTGACGACGGCCCTGGCCGAGCAGAAGAAGGCGGGGCGCCGCCTCGGTCAGACCCTCGTTCAATTGGGTTTCGTGACCGAGGACGCGATGCTGGGGCTCCTCTCCCGTCAGCTCCGGATTCCGTTCGTGGACCTTCGCGACTATCAATGCGATCCGGATGTGGTTCGCAAGCTTCAGGAGACCCACGCACGACGTTTTCGGGCCATCGTGCTCGAGGACACGGGCCGCGACTTCGCGGTTGCGATGGCCGACCCGACGGACCTGTTTGCCCAGGACGAACTCGCACGGATTCTCCGGCGCCCCCTGCGGCAGGCGATCGTGCGAGAGGCCGATCTCCTCCAGACGATCGATCGGATCTACCAGGACAAGGATGAACTCACCGATCTCGCTGCCGAACTCGGCGAAGAGCTCGCCGCCAATGATGCCGATTTCGATGTCCGCAATCTCCCGGTCGGTGATGAGGCAGCCGAGGCGCCGGTTGCGAAGTTGTTGCAGTCACTCTTCGAGGATGCCATCCGGACCGGTGCGTCGGATATCCACATCGAGCCGGATGAAGCAGCTCTTCGGGTTCGCCAGCGAGTGGACGGAGTCCTTCGCGAGCAGGTCGTCGCCGGCCCCAGGATCGCGGCGGCGGTGGTCCTCCGGCTCAAGCTGATGAGTGGCCTCGACATCTCCGAGAAGCGACTGCCCCAGGATGGTCGCTTCAACATCAAGGTGAGTGGTCGAACCATCGATGTGCGGCTCTCGACGATGCCGATTCAGCACG from bacterium encodes:
- the mshL gene encoding pilus (MSHA type) biogenesis protein MshL, producing the protein MRFHERHRLLVGGLLLVMACASPPQPAPTVQPDASRGRLAERLPPDVQDALLPDFVAPERAEPTPDARFDVSVVGAPAREFFTSLVEGTAYNMVIDPKVSGSISLALKSVTLAEVLEATRDAYGYAYRRTPYGFHVMPGGLQSRVFPVDYLNIERYGTSLTRVSSGHVSESASGNVDTSSDSTASGDGVVSGSMLDTRTRADFWAELVSALEMLVGGGEGRSVIPSPQAGIVVVRAAPTELREVEAFLATIERSLHRQVILEAKILEVELSDEYRAGVNWAQLITHDDARYVFGTTGLGSLPDSTVSDIAAGTGVLNPDLDLPIDDILGTLDFGGAFTVAAAANHFLAFIQLLETQGRVHILSSPRISTVNNQKAVIKVGNDEFFVTDVSSTTVTGTATTTTPDIELTPFFSGIALDVTPQISAEGNVVLHIHPSVSKVVDQTKTVTVGGEIQSLPLAFSTIRESDTVVQARSGELVVIGGLMEDIETDDTAGLPIASRIPVLGRAFRQEADTRRKVELVILLRPTVVEHGTWGSVLDATRDRLGTMSDHADEMLPSEGYLRAP
- a CDS encoding AAA family ATPase produces the protein MYLDHFRLSCAPFGLTPDPNFRVNLPTHHEAMNVVRFAVGSGEGFVKITGEVGTGKTLLCRHLLAELPEAFVTAYLPDPMLSPLGVRKAFAQELGVPFPRSLDAQELLEYIREALVEIHQEGRSVLLIVDEAQALSNEGLESIRLLTNLETRRRKLLQVLLVGQPELDARLHTVELRQLAQRITFSHVLQRMRRREVREYVDQRLIAAGRSDGEIFTGRAIATIHRASAGIPRLVNVLCHKALMAAYGRGEARVGGRSARRAVADSAPAVRLAPSSGANEPPRWEGTRL
- a CDS encoding tetratricopeptide repeat protein: MSLVNDMLEDLDRRSGQGDLHPRTTGLQAASGRRNLRRLAWICVGHASLAVCGIAAVSWIVFGTADPAPEFRGQAPEAMVEPEASDTLTLPSVSSPPPAAPAPAVPPEFSLAAEQPGPIPAEPESKTPQAEATSPPPVASAVAAIAPLTPPRAPVESEPEWTPDAPLSNDELASQLVLEGEQLFAAQRFDAGIDAWSRGLALDPTRISLYSRGATRLLEAGLPARARAWLEPGLATKPLDPALWMLAARLELELEGASAALALLEAPLPELAEASELHSLRAALLQREQRHPEALAAYRELVERHPERGRHWFGLAVSAEALGRTAEANIALRHALDDPALPTVLARHARLRVAALGEGTPTEASR